The following is a genomic window from Anopheles aquasalis chromosome 3, idAnoAquaMG_Q_19, whole genome shotgun sequence.
TTTTGAGTctcgaatgaaataaaatctcGGAATGGCGTCGTccttaaaaaaacgaaaaccccgAACGAAAAAACGCACACCAGCAGGGGTTTATAGCGTGCGCTTGAAAGTGCTTTGCTCCGTATGCTCCCCCACTCCGTGCCATTTTCGCTGtatcgctcggtggtggcgcacgtACATCGcagtcctctctctctcttggtggtGCAAACGCGCGGTTTGTGGTTGCAAGTGCACGGATTTGGTTGATTTTACTAAGGTAAGCTGCTTCGCCAAACGTTTTACGATAATTATTGGAATTATCCAGCATCGTGCACCGTTTCAAAGAGGCTGGCAAGGCATACCGTGGAATCCGCGCGCGCATCTTAACCTCCCCACGACCGCCGCAGCCTGCTTTGTTTCCACGTATCCAAGGgacttttgtttaaaatttcgCTTCTCCCGTGCCATGGCCAGATTCTCGCTTTGTGTTTGTACCAATTAATGTGCCCCTTCCGCACCACCGCGCAGTGTATTGGCTAtcgtttcttcctcttcaatACGTTCTTCTGTGTGCCGTCGGGTTCCTGGGGGTGGGCGAAGGGAGTGTGAAAGtaccgcgtgtgtgtgcgtgtgtgttcgatCCGCGCGCACCAAAAGTGGTGATACCCAGAATCGAGCGGTGGTGCGACCGCCGGATGGTAGGAGGCGGGGAAATTGGAGCAACACGACGAACAAGCGGGAACATGCACATGTGTGTAAAGAATCTAGAAATTGGACCTCGTCATCGCGCGGTTATCAAACGTCGATCGGCCAATCTCGGCCAAAAGTGTATCAGTCGCTTCGGCTGCCGTTGTATGCCCTGGTTTGTTCTGGATTGTCACGTGAAGCAGTGATTATGTCCACTTGAGTTGAGTCGACAGAATTTACTTGAAACCCGAGGCCTACTTTTCGCCGAATAGCGCGTGTAAGTGCGCAAGTGTTTCAGGATCAGCAGAAATCGCAGTGCACCATCACCTCCCGGTGTCATGACCATCGGAagaccacacatacacgcatgcTGCAAAATGCATACGTGGCTCGAGCGGCGCTCAAGGCTCCCCATGGGTCTATCCGCTCCGCTTAGATAACGCCTCTGCTCTCTACCTCTAGCTCTCGATGCAGGTGACGGATTGTGTGGCGATGGGTGTGGGTGTTTACGATGCGCCAACTCGCGAACTCGCACGGCCGGGTCTCGCTGGGTGCGTTCGAATGACACGGGCGGGCCCACCCTTCAAGTTGGTGTCGTCTGAGTAATtctagaaaaaagaaaaccaaaccagacagccagaccgccagccagccagtcagccagccagagagtGAGCACGAAAGTGAGACTCAGCTGGTTGTGACGATGGGCTGCGAAGAGAGAtacgaaaggaagaagaagaatgcacACAAGGGCGTATCAAGTTGTTGTGGCGTGGCATCAACCGCGTTAATCTCTACAGCGATCGAGCCTCGCAAACTACACAAGAATGTGTGCCGAGCgatttcgctctcgctctcttctgcGTGCGGTAGCAACCTTTATCAAATCTTTCATATCGCGTTCTCCTCCACCTGCTGCGGCTGAGATGTGATGCGGCTTTCTAccacaacacacccacacataggCGTAAGGAGGTGGAGAAAGAGAATTTGTTGAAATCACGCAAACGAACCGGATCAACTCTTCCATATCGCACGAACATAACCGCGGAAAAcgacaacacacaacaacataGACGGGGCTGTTTTTGATTGTCGCAGATAGCAGCATGATCATGAGATGACGATCAACAGACTCGCGATCGAGTCGTGTGTCTTCTTGAATTTTTGATTCTCGCCGAGCAACATGCTGAGCAATTGCATGTGTATTGGTATTGGTGACGGCAGCTCTAACATGGGATTTATGTGGGGCGGCGTCCATCCCCCCATCACGTGCGACGCATTCcattgctgccgccgccgccgctaccaccaccgagtgTTCCTCCCTCCAACCCATTCCTTTCATGCATTATGCGTGAACGGTTGCGGTGGCGACGGACAGCGATGTAGCCCTGCAAGGAGGCGGGTGGTTTTGGTGGAGGGGTTTGTTTATATCCCCGAAGGTCTCTCGTACTGCTTGCGACCATTACTCATCCATAACTCTCGCTCGaccgcgtgtgcgcgcgcgcgctcctaAGTGATGGTATCTGACGAAGATGCGGTATCTTACATACGCGAGTTTGCTAAATTAGAATAGAACAGATAGGCCAATTAATAGTTGCTGTCAATATTTGGTATGTTTAGGACGTTTTGAAGTATCAAAGCTCACAAATATGTTGGACGATCGAAGAGCATCTACAAAACTTACTTTTTAGGCGCCGAGAGCCGTCTTAGGCTGTCTTAGAAGATCCTTCCACCACTTGCGGTCGAGCGCCTATGTTCTCCAATTCATTAGATGCTATTCTGCTgtcaatgtcgataccgtcTCTTCATCTTGATTTGGACCCACCACTCCCTTTAGAACACTTTACGGAATATGGCGTCGTCTGCTAGTTTCGATCTACAAGACACATTTCGTATTAATTggattgaaatcaatttccatctcAAGAGCAACCGTGCAAAAAATATTCACCCAGCACACTACGATGGTTGCAGCTGTGCTCAACACTAGAAAACATACGCGTTCTGCTCGTGCTCTGCATGGAGAAGACCGAACGTTCCTGTACGAAATTAGCTTCAATCTTTGTGTGAGATAATAAAGATGAGCCCCCACGCTCCATCTCCATCCTCCCTTCCGGCTGCTAAAACGCATGGCGATCAATTTGGCACCATCAtctgtgtttgtttcgtgGCCCCAACCCGAACCACACCTCACACGATGAGATCACACGATAAGCGAGGAAAATCTCATCGTAAGAAAACTCATCGCATCGATGAAAAGCCGTGTGAAAAGATGATAGTAAACTTTACATGAGAGAAAGCAATGATAAACGAAAACATTGCGTTAAAGATGGTTAGCAGGGGTAGGGGTGGAAtcagggaggaggaggaggagccggGGGAGgatgcaccgaaccgaacgcagTCAAAACCTCCCAAAGGGAGGGGGCTCCTCTCAGTCGCTGGCCGCATACGCAACTCCGTTTCCCGAAATCTTAAATTCCCTTTTTACCACATTTCCTTTTTGCCGCAGGGCGGCCACCGAACGGACGCATCTAGTAGCCCAGcctggtggggtggtggtgtgttgcaaCCATCCGGTTACGCGTGGCCAGCTCTCTGTCTTATGTCATAGTGTCGTCGGTAGTACGGCGCACCCTGCATGGTGACTACTTTGTGTCTTCTTTTAGTACtctttattttccaaaaaattgGTAACTTTCAAACAGCTCACTTTGATAAGAGAGACGACGAgagtgagaaaatggaaaacgaatctCTGAACGCAGCacgaggtggtggtagcgCTTGCGAACATTTTGTAAACTGCTGGAGCGCGTTACGCGCATGATTGGCGGTGGAATGGAGCGCGCATTAATCGCTGAAAATTGAGTTTTAGTATGTGAAAACGATACTCTTAGCTCACTCAATAGCCATCAGAAACCAATGGTTACAACGCGCAGACTGTTGCGGACAGCGTTACAGTCAGAAATGTAATTCTTTTCGACTAAACTCGATCTTGCTCGTAACTTTCACAGGTTTTGTTTTAAGGAGCCGTAATGCAATCGTcaccaaacgagcgagcgaacgagcaggcAATGAGAAATCGAAGCCAATGAACTGAAACAGAACCCCAAATCCGTGCCAGAGACCGGCACGGCACTGGCTAtaaggaaaaggggaaaagtgCAACACACATATCGATCATTATTATCTTACTGCGGCAGTACTGTGGCTTGCTGGCCGCTGTATGTTGAATACTGCACacatgcatttgcattcctCATTCTCGTCACGTTTCCGAGAGTGACACGAAGAGAAGGAGACACACTGTCACACAACCGAGCGAAACGTGGTCGTCTTCGTTTGGGACAGGTCGAGGGACATCTTGGATTGAAATATTAATATGCCAAAACTTGGTTCACCACCTCAAGTTTTTAATGGACAACCAATCACCGTGGGGAAgcacaaagagagagggagagagagagaggaagaaacgTGTAAAAGCAGCACTGGGCGAGGGGAAAGAAAGTAACCTAGTTCGCTGAGCTTCGCCACTGTCACGATTGCGTACACTTTTGGCACCCCCTACCGGTCAGCGAGCGACAGAGGGAGAGGCGAGCCCGCTGGTGAACCCCGTGCTGgctgatttgatttttgcaaACCTcggcgaaatcgatcgatcaacgatcACCGACCACTGCAGAAGTTAGGGCACGGCGTACGACGAACGTTGAGACAATCCAATTAGTGTAAATTTGGCAGATTGTCGAGCTAATAGATGGTGGGGGAACGGTTGAAGCCGATTCTCCATGCTCCATCTAATGTTGCACTTTTCATCGGCAACACCCCGTTACAGTGTGGAAACCTTTTTTCCGGAGCTTATCAGACAGCTCAAgagacacattttttttttatgcttcactaCCCTAGGCTGCTATGTCGCGTTCCAATCGCTGCTGCGAGcattttatcttttctctACAGTGTTGCAAGTCAATTGTTTTTGTTAGTTCGTACGGATGCGTGCGATCGTTATTTATTGTTTACGCCTGAAGGTCTCTGCTTGTTGGATGTCGAGTAAACTAACGGAAAACGCCAACTGAGCACAAACGTGCCCACAGTGGAAATAGCATCAAAATCGTGTCGAATTACTTTTGTTTAAAACTGGTTTTAGGAGTTCAACAAAATGGTTCCCGAAAGAATGTATTAGCTTTCCTGTCGCCGAGGCACACACGCCGCAGAGAAGAGGCTGGATTCGAGACTTGGAATTGAATATTCAACCCCTTCCAATGAGCCAGTTGTGTGCCTAATGCCCAGAAATGGAATGCGGTTTGTGGGATAATATCCGGTTATCAGTTTCGGTTGTCCAGCGCGTTCCataacaaaaacaccaaaagacAATCACCTGCTGACTCTTATCGCGTATTGGGTTTCTTGTCATCTAgttaccaccatcaccacctcggAATGACATCATTGGCAAGGGTGCATAGCTGTCTAATGGACATTGATAACCGTCGTTTCGCTATCGCTTCTTATCATTGCCGATGTTTTGCGTACGTCCACAATGCGCGTACCACGCGCTGAACAGGATGCGGGTACAAtaattgtttctgttttgcacAACGAGCAACACAAGGGGCTTAGTAGTAGACGTCGTGGGCGCCGCCTCTTTGTGaattgtggtttgttttctatttaatgGCTCATCGCATGGCAGACTGTTGTGGCCATCTCCTGCCACGGCGGGCGCGCATTGGAAAAGATTTGCAGAAAGAGCTTCCCATTGAAAGTGCACGctttaatttcaaattttccgATCTTGTCGATCCGTAATTGAAAAttgcgaacgcgcgcgcgcactcgaaatgaaaacaatgatcAGAGCCCCAGAGCGCACTTTGATGGTTGTGTTaatattttcatccatttgcTCTGTGATGCACTTTTCTCGCCTCGTCTTGCCCCGCCTGCTTTGCCTGCCCATCATCCATCGGATCGAACCAGCGGGAAATCGGTTGAAAACGgtggcaacagtagcaacagaagcagcttTTCACCAGTGTTACAGCAATCCGCAAACAGCGCTGTTGAGTTTTCCCATTTGGTGCTAGGCAGTGGCAAACCATCACTTTCCCGCATCGCCTATGCGCACTCGTAAAACGCTGCGTTTCGTACATTTTCGTTGTTTCCGTTGTGGTGAATCGGCGGTTCGGTTCTCTAAACAGTTTTAATAGCACAGCATCCTCCTCTTTTCCACAAGCACACGAAACTCGCTCACGATCTCTGGTGTCCTCTCTTctggagcgaaagaaaagaaggcacGCGTTCCAGAGTAGCCTACTTCGTTCGGGAGGTGCCTTTTCTAGCCTTGGTATTTCTTGCAATAGCAGCAGCCTCATCCATCCTCTCTTTTCATAATCACCTACCTTGCCTCATCATAAACAGTTACTCCAGCAGCATTGATCACACACCACCTGGACCACCGCGGTCCCCTAGGGTGGTCTCTACTAATGTACTGTTCCCGCGCTGCTCTCGATATTGTTGAGTACCGTCTgtgcacacagagacagcaCAACAGCAATATGTGGTGTGCAGCCCATGGAGTTCTGCTTCTTCGCGAACGCGCCGCGAGAGTTGTTTGTTTCCATTATGGCGACGAAGGCAGCCACAACCAACcggccgctaccaccaccctcAAGACAAGACTCCCTGTCATGGTCTTTGGAAAAAGTGAAGTTAATTGCTGATTTCGAGTCCGGTTACTAGTCATTCGCTTGGGCGCTTGGTTGGCTTAGTGCGGCGATCGCACACCAGAGGCACAGCATCGCCACGTGTAGCGATCCGGGGAGAAACGGCAGctgtggaaaatggtgtgTTTGGAAATTTCTGCTGCCGGCATGTGGCGATCGCGTGCTGAACGCAACTGAGTGATtcggaaaggaaaagtgaTGAGCTCGTTGAACAAGAAATCAAACCTCTCCACTTGCCAGACGTTTGCTGCTGTCACGTTCAGCTTCTTTGTTGATTCTATCATTCATGCATCGTAGCAACGTTCGCTGAGATCCGTTAATATTTGGTTTACTTCTTTACCACATCGCACTCAAGCACACCGCAACTTTGTGATTGTTTGCGATCTAGAAGGCTCTGTTTAAAATATTGATGTTTGGCTCTGACGACGGCTGCTGTACTCATGATATCAGTTGACTTAAAATTTGTCCTTACTCTCGTTGGCTTGGttcatttggtttggtttcaatGTACCTGATGTgtcttgctcttttttttttgtataattCCAGAAAACGCATTACAACATTACGACTCTGACTGTCTCGCCCAACGGCGGTGAATCGTCAGGTATGGCGGGTTCCCACGGTGGCCTGTCGGAAGAAGCGAAGAGGCTCATAACAGAGATCCGATCCCTTGTCGCCTCCCGCAAGGAACCGTCGACTGCGCAGACCATAATGCGCGACTACAAGGCGATTGAGGGGGAAGCGTTACCGTACCGTAAGTACGGATTCAGCACCGTGGAGGACCTGCTGCAGGCCAGTGGTGAATTCATCATCAAACGTGGAGACCTGGGAGAGCCGCGTATATACGTGAAGGTGAGCCGTGGCGGGGCTCACATTATGCAGATGGTCCAGGCACAGAAAAGTGCGAAGGTGTCACCACGTTTCGCCGCCATGCGCACACCGACGTCAATGAGCCGGACCAACAGCTTCGCCGGTAGCCGTGGATCAACTGgcagcagtggtggcggtACGGCATACAGCCGTATCTACCAGCAAATGCCTCAAAACGGGCGCTCTATCTTTCAAAGTTCGTCCTCCGGCTCGCCAAAGAAGGCCAGCTTCGGAAAGTCGGGCTCGCCCAAAGGATCCAAAGCTGCTACTGGTCCATCGTGGAACGGTACCGGTAGTACCACCAGTAGTAGAGGTCCTTCAAAGAGTGACCTTTTTTACCAAGCCATCACCGATGGATCGCAAAATAGGAAAAATGGCCaggaaaccaacaacaacagcttgGCTACGAAGAACAACAATCTTACCAGCACCACTGcaggtggccagcagcagcagcagcagcagcagcaactgaaagGGAATGATTTGCGCCATAAGCTAGATGGTCGCAATACGGGGCTGAGTCGCTCTTCGGTGGATATGCGCCAAGGAAAAGGAACACTTCTTCCATCGAATATGACCATCACCGTATCCAACGGAACGTCCGGGAGCTATGTGCGCAGGTTGGACTTTTCTGATGGCAAGAGTGGCCAGGAAAGGAAGGTGACTGCCGCCGTTTCTAGCAACAAGATTGCCGGTTCCGGTCGCGTGATTCCTCCGTCGGTGCCACCGTTACCGCTCATGTCTCTTAAGCTGCCGCAACCATCCGAGCTAACGGCCGCACCAAAAGcgtctaccagcagcagcagcagcttaagcGCACGGCTCCAGCTGGCCAAGGgtagtgcaccaccaccagtatcGACAGAATCAGTATTCCGCAATGCGGCAGCTACGGTGGCAACCACTAGTTCCTACCAGCGAACGCAATCGCTTGAGGAAAGATCATCGCTCGCCACTACCAGTGACACGCCATTCTCATCGACAACACTGCTGGGCCGCAAATCCGTACAGGATCGGCTAACGAAAAATCAACGGGTGGCTGAGCAGGATATGGAAAAGGTGGCCAAGGTGGTGGCACCATTGTCGCCTCCGGTCGCTAATGGTGGCACTACCACCACGGTGATAAACGGAAAAGCTGCGAGCACTACCGCATCGTACTCTGGCAAAAGTACCACTGCGGCTCCCTAcaccaacggtggcggtgcaccCGACACAGAGTTCACGTGGAACGACGTGAATGCGACACCCGTGGAGTTACTGATGCGATACAGTAACCTGAAGGGCTATCCGCGGCCAGAGTATCGTTACTTCAGGCTTAAGAACGGTCGCATCCAGTGCCAGCTAACGGTGAATGGATCGACATACTCCACGTACCCGAACGACTATGGCAACGAGTTCGAGTGTCAGTTCGCGGCGGCCCTCAATGCCATCGAGGCCATCCGGAGCGATGAGTCGCGCCAAACGTACTCGGTGTGCCTGGACTCGGACGAGGAGATTGCGAACCATATTTACGAGTTGCTGGTAAACTGCCCGCACGGTATGTTCAGCAAACGTATACCGGATGCGTTCGAGCAGGCGCACCGATCGACGCTACCGGATCACTGGTTTTCGCTGCTCGATCGCTACTCGAACCAGTTGTTTGTGCTGGAAGACTGTCTCGGTGATACGATTGTGTTTGCCCGTGAGCAACCGTCCAGCTCGGATGCTGCGTCGAACACATCGGAGGCACGGCAGATGGCACTGAACCAGCTCGTGCTACCGTGGGACGAACAATATTGGAATCTGTATATCACCAACCCGGTATCGACGGTTGAGGTTTGGGCACGTCTGGTCGGCAAAGAATATAGCGTAAGTGGGCGCAAGGTTGCTTTGATCCGTTGCCCATCCGTCCGTTACAAACCACGGCTTACTGCTCTGCTACTTACTTGCTTCATTCTCTTCTTCCAGGACAAGATGGATACCCTCATTACGGACATTGAGATGTCGATGCTCAGCAATCCACTCACTGCCGACGAATCAGTGGGTGCCGTTGGCGAGTATTACCTGGTTTGCATTACCGATTGCTGGTACCGGGTTCGTGTGGATGAGATCAACTACGAGAGtaaccagtgccagtgcttcTTCATCGACATTGGCGAGCGGGATCAGTTTGCGCTCGATCAGCTGTACCGGTGCGATCCAAAGTACCTGCAGCTGCCGGGGCAGGCCATTTGCTTTACGCTCGAGGGGCTTGAGGATTTCAACGAAAATCCCAAGGCGAAGCACCATCTCGACAATCTCATCAGTGGTCGCGTGTTCATCGGAGAGATCCTGACGAAACGGGAGGTGTACGAGGAAGCGGAGCAGCTTGGTGGAGTAGGCACCGGTCAGCTGAAGCTAGCGCTCTACGATACGtccaaggaggaggaagatgtgCTGATGAATCCGATCATACTGAAGCACATCTGCGACGATACACCGCTGCCGGAGTTGAACCGGAAGACGGTCAACTACGTCAACATCTCGCACGTAGACGATCAGGGCGATGTGTACTGCACGAGGGACGGTGCGATGAGTTATATTCAGGTAAGgcttgcagagagagagagagagagagaccgatggtgataaaaatggtgtttaatgtttcggttttccttccttcctctctctgccATACAGAAACTCATCACTAATCTGACGAAATCGGACGTGCTCGAGGGCAAGTACCGTGGGCTGTACGAGTCGAAGGTTTCTGccacacagcagcaactgtACCTAGTGCAGGACGACAGCGATGGCAAGTGGTACCGAGCGGAACTGGATGGCGAGGAATCCGGTCCGTACTGTCGCATGCTGTACGTGGACGTGGGATGCCGTCGGCGGACGAATGTATCGAACATCTATCGGTTGGAACTGCTCAGCCTAGCGCTTAGCCGTTATCCACCGCAAGCCCTTCGGATGCGTATGTTCAATCTGCCGGAGGAGCGTTCGGTGGTGTCCCGTCTGCGTGCTCTGCTGAAGCCGGCCATGCGAGCGATGGCAAAGGTCTGCGCCATGGCACCGGGCAGTGTGCCGCTGGTGAAGATTTTCGTGTACGTCCCCGACGGTAGTGGCGACACCGGGAACAACATTCTCGTGTGCGTTAACGATTCGATTCGGGACGAGAAGGAGTTTGAGCTCGATTCCGAGCTCATCAGTTCACCACGGACGCCCGGTGCGAACGAGAACGCCGCGGCGAGCATTACCTCGAGTTCTTCCGGTGAACGGGACTCCTTACCCAATTCCAGCAACAGTGaaaccggtggcaccggtacGGGCTACACACCGTTGGCCAacaaagaagcgaaagagctAGCCAAACGCTTCGATGGTCTCAATCTCAAGCCGACGATGGCAACCCAAGCGGTGCTAGTGGAGAGCAAGCTGGCCAAGATGACGCTCCCGCCCGTGGGCCAGCTGTTTGATGTGAAGGTGACCATCGCTTCGAATCCGAAGTTTTTCATCGTCCAACCGTACGGCTACAATCTGCAGCTCAACCGACTGATGCACGAACTGCAGGACTTTTGTATGAAAAAGGCCCAGCCAGTTCGCAAGGATCAGGTGCGCCAAGGGGAGGCGTACGCTGCCTTCTATAAGGACGGTCATTGGTATCGGTGAGTAGGagaaaagcagcagccactgaCCTACAACTAGCAAAAGCTTTCCGGTGTCTAAcgatttttgtgtttgtcttttATGTTGCAGTGCGATCGTGTTGAACATCATCCATGGACCGAAACCGATCCACGTGTTCTTCTGTGATTTTGGCCAGTTCGAGGAGCTCGATGTGAGTGCGCTGCGCATTCTGTCGCCCAGCTTCCGCGTATTGCCGCAGCAGGCGATTAAGGCTCGACTACATGGTAAGAGGTGGTTGACGACTCCTCCATCGGAAGGCCTGGTGTaaagcagcattttttttaaaactcttCCCTAGGTGTCAAACCGCTGAACAAGGGCTGGAAAGCGGACGATGCCGTCCGTTTTCAGAAGCTGGTTGTCGGGCGTAAGTTTGCCAGCATCGTGCGAGGCATCGAGACGGACGAAATCAATCCGAACGAGAAGCTCGTCGACCTGGAGTTGATTGACGTTTCAACGGAGGAAGATATACACGTACACCGGG
Proteins encoded in this region:
- the LOC126574404 gene encoding tudor domain-containing protein 7B, producing MAGSHGGLSEEAKRLITEIRSLVASRKEPSTAQTIMRDYKAIEGEALPYRKYGFSTVEDLLQASGEFIIKRGDLGEPRIYVKVSRGGAHIMQMVQAQKSAKVSPRFAAMRTPTSMSRTNSFAGSRGSTGSSGGGTAYSRIYQQMPQNGRSIFQSSSSGSPKKASFGKSGSPKGSKAATGPSWNGTGSTTSSRGPSKSDLFYQAITDGSQNRKNGQETNNNSLATKNNNLTSTTAGGQQQQQQQQQLKGNDLRHKLDGRNTGLSRSSVDMRQGKGTLLPSNMTITVSNGTSGSYVRRLDFSDGKSGQERKVTAAVSSNKIAGSGRVIPPSVPPLPLMSLKLPQPSELTAAPKASTSSSSSLSARLQLAKGSAPPPVSTESVFRNAAATVATTSSYQRTQSLEERSSLATTSDTPFSSTTLLGRKSVQDRLTKNQRVAEQDMEKVAKVVAPLSPPVANGGTTTTVINGKAASTTASYSGKSTTAAPYTNGGGAPDTEFTWNDVNATPVELLMRYSNLKGYPRPEYRYFRLKNGRIQCQLTVNGSTYSTYPNDYGNEFECQFAAALNAIEAIRSDESRQTYSVCLDSDEEIANHIYELLVNCPHGMFSKRIPDAFEQAHRSTLPDHWFSLLDRYSNQLFVLEDCLGDTIVFAREQPSSSDAASNTSEARQMALNQLVLPWDEQYWNLYITNPVSTVEVWARLVGKEYSDKMDTLITDIEMSMLSNPLTADESVGAVGEYYLVCITDCWYRVRVDEINYESNQCQCFFIDIGERDQFALDQLYRCDPKYLQLPGQAICFTLEGLEDFNENPKAKHHLDNLISGRVFIGEILTKREVYEEAEQLGGVGTGQLKLALYDTSKEEEDVLMNPIILKHICDDTPLPELNRKTVNYVNISHVDDQGDVYCTRDGAMSYIQKLITNLTKSDVLEGKYRGLYESKVSATQQQLYLVQDDSDGKWYRAELDGEESGPYCRMLYVDVGCRRRTNVSNIYRLELLSLALSRYPPQALRMRMFNLPEERSVVSRLRALLKPAMRAMAKVCAMAPGSVPLVKIFVYVPDGSGDTGNNILVCVNDSIRDEKEFELDSELISSPRTPGANENAAASITSSSSGERDSLPNSSNSETGGTGTGYTPLANKEAKELAKRFDGLNLKPTMATQAVLVESKLAKMTLPPVGQLFDVKVTIASNPKFFIVQPYGYNLQLNRLMHELQDFCMKKAQPVRKDQVRQGEAYAAFYKDGHWYRAIVLNIIHGPKPIHVFFCDFGQFEELDVSALRILSPSFRVLPQQAIKARLHGVKPLNKGWKADDAVRFQKLVVGRKFASIVRGIETDEINPNEKLVDLELIDVSTEEDIHVHRVLVDEGRAVYTAAQTV